A stretch of DNA from Vibrio sp. SS-MA-C1-2:
GTGCGAGCACCAGATTGTACAGCCTCATGAATGAGTTGAATAATATATTGACGCTCTACCAGTGAAGTTAATCTTCCTCTTCCGCCTCGTAGAACGCATTCAACTTTTTTCTAAGCACCAATAATGCTGCAGTTTCTGCAAGTGCTTTATCTTTACGGCGGAGCTCTTTCTTAAGCTTTTTATTCTCAAGCATGAGCTCTTTATCCACTTTATTTTGTGGCTTCTTTTGTTGAGATGCATCATGAAAACCAGATAAAGCGTAACCGCCAATTACTCGACATAATGGTTCAATAAAAGTTTGCTTGAGATAATGACGTTAGTCATTATCAACCAAGGACTAGAATTATGATTATCACTGAAGAGCAATGGTATCAGCATATTGATGCTTGGGAGTTAACTCATTCTACACAAGCTGATTATTGCCGAAATAATCAATTACCACAACATCAGTTCAGTTACTGGAAAAATAAACGCCTAAAAAACAATAGTAAAACAGTCACATCTAAATTTGCCATTGCTCATGTAGAAACGTCATCACAGATAACTCATTCTACTTTATCTATGACTTTACCTAACGGCATAATTATTGACGGTATAGACGCCAATAATGCCCACATAATCCCTCAACTTGTTGAGGGATTATGATGACGTTCCCCACACTCAGACCTTCCATTAGGTTATCTACGGTTTATCTCTATCGTGACCCCATCGATTTTCGAAAGTCACATAAAGGATTGAGCGCTCTGATTGAACTGGAACTTGGACACAATCCTTTTAGTGGGGAGTTATACGTTTTTACCAATAAACAGCGTAATAAAATCAAGTGCCTGTTTTGGGAAAACAACGGTTTTGTCCTTTATTACAAGTCTCTTGCTGAAGAAAGATTTAAATGGCCAAAACGCACTGATGAGGTTGTGAACTTAACTGGTCAACAGATAAACTGGCTACTCGATGGATACGATATTTCATTAATGAAAGGCCATAAAAAATTGGAATATGAGTCACTATTTTAGCGATTTATCAGGCTACTTCTGATATGATAAAGCCTTATCAAATAAGGCTTTAGAGACTATTTAACTGTGACTTCTTCTACTGATTACATTGCTGAAATTGCGCTTCTTCGCGCTCAATTAGCTGAGAAAGAAGCGCAACTCCAAATCCAGTCAGAACGTTTACAGTCTCAATCAGATCGCATTGAAGTATTAGAGGAAGTGGTTCGTCACCTTAAAATCAAACGTTGCATGCCAAGCAGTGAAAAAACCAATGTAGACCAGTTTTTACTCTTCGATGAGTCTGAACTCTGTACTGACCCAGACCTTGAGGCACATGAGAAAAGGAACGAAGATAAAAACAAAGACATCTCTTCTAATAAACCTCGTGGCCGTAAACCTATCTCTAAAGACTTACCACGTGAGAAAATCTTCCTATACCTTACTGATGAAGAAAAGCATGGAGCTAAAAGTACTTTTTTCGCAAAAGTAAAAGAAGAGCTTGATATCGTTCCAGCGAAAGTTCGTGTTCTTGAATACATGCAGGAAAAAGCTGTATTCGAGAAAGTAGATGGCCAACAAACTTTAATCACTGCTGAGTTACCTAAACATCCACTTCCTGGCTCATTAGGAAGCACAGGACTTATCGCCCATGTGATTACATCTAAATACGTTGATGGCTTACCACTCTACCGCATTGAAAAGATGCTTCAACGTTATGGTGGTGAGTTATCACGAACCACATTGGCTAATTACGTCATTAAATCTGCGAAAGTGTTTCAACCACTGATAAACCTGCTTCGAGAGCATCAAAATAGCGGTGATATTATTGCGATGGATGAAACACGTGTTCAAGTGTTAAAAGAGCCAGAAAAAAGTGTCACATCAGATAAGTATATGTGGGTGTCACTTGGTGGGCCTCCGACACAACAAAGTGTTTTGTTCTATTATGACCCATCCCGTAGTGGTGATGTCCCATTAGAATTACTTTATGGCTTTAAAGGTTACCTGCAAACCGATGGTTATGCAGGATACAATGCTGCGTGTGAAAAATATGGGCTAACTCATGCCGGTTGCATGGACCACGCTCGCCGTAAATTCATTGATGCTCAGCAAGCTCAACCGAAGGGTAAAAAAGTTAAGGTGAGCAAGGCAGATATGGCGCTAAACTACATCAACAAGTTGTATCGTATTGAGCGTCAACTTACTGACCTACGAGAACAGCAACCAAAGATGACAGCGGAGCAAGTCATTGCTTATCGTCAAGAGTACAGCGTTCCTCTATTTAACGAATTAAAAGTTTTTCTTGAGAAAAACTTAAATAAGGTACCAAAGGACAGTTTAACCTATACCGCACTTAGCTATACACTCAATCAATGGTCTAAGCTAATTGTTTACTGTAACCACAGCGATCTGCGAATCAGTAACATCATGGCTGAAAATGCTATCCGTCCATTCGTGGTTGGTAGAAAAGCTTGGCTATTCGCTGATACTCCTCAAGGTGCGCATGCTAGTGCAGCATGCTACAGCTTGGTTGAAACTGCAAAGCTAAATGGCTTGGAGCCTTTTAGCTATCTACGCACTCTTCTTACCAAACTTCCTTACTCTGAGACAGTAGAGCAAATCGAAGCTCTGTTACCTTGGAATGTAGAAATAATTTAATTGCTAACCATCCATTAAGCGCTCATTACTGCTGAGTAAAGGGCGCTTACGATAAAGCATTCGCTTTCCATTGAGCTATTTCCTCTGGAAATAGCCCTTTTTCTCGACAATATGCACTTAACTCTGCTTGTGATAAGCAAGCTGTTTCCATGATGATATTTAGCTTTTGTTCTGGAGAAAATGATGCTGATTTTTTCATTATACCGTTCTTTTTTAGAGTGCTAGCTCGCCAAGTGTACAGCGTATTATAAGGAATACCTGTTTCTTTTGCTAAGTCAGAAACAGATTGATTTAGAGGGGGAAGCATTTTACTAATGATTGAAGATTTTAAATCTTTGGGATATTGAGTCATTGTCGTATTTCCTATTTAAATTAGGTAGTGACAACAATCCTGACATCAAGGGTTCTCTCCTGCTCTGACAAAGATTGATGTCAGAGCCATAGGTATCTACACAAATTGAGCAAAAAACGAACTGGATAACGCTTTCGTTTGAAATTACACCTAAAACTCAACCAACTTTGTCACAATGGATCTATAGAGGTGAACTTCAACCTGGCCGTTGATGTCAGGATTGTTGTCTCCACCTTGATCTACAAAGGCTTTAGCAATCTTGGTTTGACATGCCATAGCATCAATAGTTACTAGAGCTCCCTTGATATCGAGCATCTTTATCAGCTCAGGGATCGGTGTGATTCATTGCTTTTTTGTTCGGTATTTAGATGCCCTAGTACGAGCTTGTTTGACGACGCATAGGCGCTGCATATGAATGGTGCTCGTCCTGTCTTCATGATTATATGAGCCGTGAAGTGTTTTTCTGTCAATCGCAATTACTTGACCTTCGGTAAGAGTATGTATTGATGACATCCAGTTAACGAAGCACTCATGAAATTTCTCTGGCTCAACGGTAGAGATGATACGAACAATAGTATCATCCGCAGGAATACCATTCAAAAACAAGTCATTACGCTTAAACCAATCATGATGACCCAGAATGTATTCACGAATATCAAACCAGCCTTTCGCGCCTGCAATTACCGAACATAGTGAACCAAAAAGGACTTCAAACAGGCAATAAGTGACCTTTGCACCTTGGCGATGGTTGATAATCGTTTGAAAATGTTCTTTGAAGTGGTCAATGTGCATGATGCTCTCCCTTAAAAGGGAGTATATGATCACAGCTAAATGTAATCGTCAAATTAATCGTAATTTTGATTGAAAAATGTTCACGATCTCACCTTGACGCACCAATAAGATTTAATCGAGTACGGATACAGTTTATAATCTAAACACTTTCTTGGCCGTTTATTTATTCGCTCTTGTACAAATTGAAGATATTCATCTTCAACTTGCTTTAGATTTGTTCCTTTAGGAACATATTGCCTTAGTAAGCCATTAAAATTTTCATTTAGCCCTCTTTCCCATGATGAATATGGGTGTGAAAAGTATGTTTTGGTCTCTAATTCTTTTGTGATTTCTAAATGCTCCGAGAACTCTAGCCCATTATCAAAAGTGATTGATTTAACATACTCTTTATAAGGCTTAAGGATATCTATAATAGCAGTTTTCACTGCATCAGCGCCCTTATTTGGGACTTTTTTAATGAGATACAGTCGACTCTTTCTTTCAGCCAAAGTGACGATTGCTCCCGTTCCTTGTTTGCCCAATACTAAATCAGCCTCCCAATCGCCGAGACGGCTCTTGTCATTAATATAATTGGGGCGTTCATCAATAGATACGCAGTTGCGTATCTTTCCTCTAACTGATTGTTTTCCTTTACGGTATTTTTTATGTCCTTGTCTTAAATGTTGATAAAGAGTTCCGCCCTGGATTTTATCTTTTAAAACATAACGATAAATCCATTCATGGCTGACTTTTAGATCTAATGACTTTGCTACATGACTAATCTGCTCAGGACTCCAGTCCCATGATAGTGCCATATCAACAAACCAGATAGTTTCTTTAGGAATCTGATATTTATAGGCATTAACTCGTCGCTGACGAGTTAATGAGATAGCAACATCTGGGTTATATACTTGATTAACACTGTTCCTTTTAATCTCTCGATGAATCGTTGAACGATTCACTTCAAGCTTAATCGCAATTTTATTTTGGGAGTAACCCTCTGCAATGAGGAAAGAAATCTGGTATCTTTGTTTCTGAGTCAACTGTTGATAACTCATAGTAGTACTTGTTTTGATTTTGGCGATGAGAAGCATACTACAATCAGCAGTTGACCTTCTCACCTTTACTATGAGTGTTGCACTTATTATATGAATTCAGGTTTAGTTTGGTACAGCAATGATAATCTATATTAAACATGATTTATTCTTACTATTAATTTACAATTGAATATTATCTTCTATTAATTAACGCTAACTTGCAAGTTTGCCACTCTCTCTCTTCATAACTCTAAATTTATAAGTAT
This window harbors:
- the tnpA gene encoding IS66 family insertion sequence element accessory protein TnpA, with the protein product MIITEEQWYQHIDAWELTHSTQADYCRNNQLPQHQFSYWKNKRLKNNSKTVTSKFAIAHVETSSQITHSTLSMTLPNGIIIDGIDANNAHIIPQLVEGL
- a CDS encoding transposase; amino-acid sequence: MTQYPKDLKSSIISKMLPPLNQSVSDLAKETGIPYNTLYTWRASTLKKNGIMKKSASFSPEQKLNIIMETACLSQAELSAYCREKGLFPEEIAQWKANALS
- the tnpC gene encoding IS66 family transposase, with the protein product MTSSTDYIAEIALLRAQLAEKEAQLQIQSERLQSQSDRIEVLEEVVRHLKIKRCMPSSEKTNVDQFLLFDESELCTDPDLEAHEKRNEDKNKDISSNKPRGRKPISKDLPREKIFLYLTDEEKHGAKSTFFAKVKEELDIVPAKVRVLEYMQEKAVFEKVDGQQTLITAELPKHPLPGSLGSTGLIAHVITSKYVDGLPLYRIEKMLQRYGGELSRTTLANYVIKSAKVFQPLINLLREHQNSGDIIAMDETRVQVLKEPEKSVTSDKYMWVSLGGPPTQQSVLFYYDPSRSGDVPLELLYGFKGYLQTDGYAGYNAACEKYGLTHAGCMDHARRKFIDAQQAQPKGKKVKVSKADMALNYINKLYRIERQLTDLREQQPKMTAEQVIAYRQEYSVPLFNELKVFLEKNLNKVPKDSLTYTALSYTLNQWSKLIVYCNHSDLRISNIMAENAIRPFVVGRKAWLFADTPQGAHASAACYSLVETAKLNGLEPFSYLRTLLTKLPYSETVEQIEALLPWNVEII
- the tnpB gene encoding IS66 family insertion sequence element accessory protein TnpB (TnpB, as the term is used for proteins encoded by IS66 family insertion elements, is considered an accessory protein, since TnpC, encoded by a neighboring gene, is a DDE family transposase.); translation: MMTFPTLRPSIRLSTVYLYRDPIDFRKSHKGLSALIELELGHNPFSGELYVFTNKQRNKIKCLFWENNGFVLYYKSLAEERFKWPKRTDEVVNLTGQQINWLLDGYDISLMKGHKKLEYESLF
- a CDS encoding IS30 family transposase; its protein translation is MSYQQLTQKQRYQISFLIAEGYSQNKIAIKLEVNRSTIHREIKRNSVNQVYNPDVAISLTRQRRVNAYKYQIPKETIWFVDMALSWDWSPEQISHVAKSLDLKVSHEWIYRYVLKDKIQGGTLYQHLRQGHKKYRKGKQSVRGKIRNCVSIDERPNYINDKSRLGDWEADLVLGKQGTGAIVTLAERKSRLYLIKKVPNKGADAVKTAIIDILKPYKEYVKSITFDNGLEFSEHLEITKELETKTYFSHPYSSWERGLNENFNGLLRQYVPKGTNLKQVEDEYLQFVQERINKRPRKCLDYKLYPYSIKSYWCVKVRS